Genomic DNA from Thiosocius teredinicola:
AGGGACGCCGCTCGACGCATTGCTGAATGAGGCTAGCGAGTCTGCAGATCAGGTCTTCGAAGAATATGCACGCTTCATTGCGCGATTGCATGCGAAGCGCATCTACTTTCGATCGCTGCATCCCGGCAACGTCTTGCAGCTGCCAGACAACGGCTTCGGCCTCATCGATGTGGGCGATATGCGGTTTCCGCTCTTGCCGTTCAATATCGAGCGCCGCCGCCGAAACTTCCGGCACCTACTGCGCAGCGCCGAATTTCTCGATGCCTTGCATTTTCATGCAGCAGAACGCTTTGTCGACGCGTACCTGGCGGCCGCAGCCCTGGGGGATTCACGGTCGCGGCAACTGCGCGCCCAACTGCTCGACGATTTCGCGGCTGCGCTGCCGGAGCGCCTATAGATCGCCGACAGCTTCGCGTACGGCATTGGCTATCGTGCGTTGATCGTCGTCCGAAAGGTAGGGGTGCATCGGCAGGCTGATGACCTCTTCGGCGATCTTGTGCGCATTGTTCAGTTCACCCGAAACCCGGCAGCAACTCGCCAGTGCGGGTTGTTGGTCGAGTGTGACCGGGTAATGCACCGCCGTCGGTATGCCATTGTCACCAAGTTGTTTCGCCAGACTGTCCCGGTCCGCGACGCGCAGGGTGTACTGCGCGTACACGCACAGATTGCCGTCTGCGATATGGGGTGTCGTGCAATTGGCCTCCGCCAACAGCTGTGAATATTTTGCGCCGAGCGCGGATCGCTTTTGCACTTCATCGGGAAACAGCGACATCTTCGACAGGATGACCGCGGCCTGCAGCGTATCCATGCGGCCATTGATGCCGACACGCGGGTGGTGGTAGCGCCGATCCTGGCCGTGGTTGCGCAGTTCGCGCATGCGTGCGTCGAGCGCTTCGTCGTCGGTGAAACAGGCGCCGCCGTCGCCATAGCAGCCCAGTGGCTTGGCCGGGAAGAAGCTGGTGCATCCGATGGTCGACAGGCCGCACGACTTGCGGCCTTTGTATTCGGCGCCGAAGCTCTGCGCGGCATCCTCGATCACTGGGAGGCCATGTGTTGCGGCGATCGCGTTGATTGCATCCATGTCGGCGCATTGGCCAAAGATGCCGACCGGCATGATGGCCTTGGTTTTTGGTCCGATCGCGGCTTCGATCTTTGCAGGGTCGAGGTTGTAGGTCTTGTCGTCGACATCGACGAACACCGGCGTCGCCCCCAGCAGGGCGATCACCTCGGCCGTGGCGATGAAGCTGAAGGGCGTGGTGATTACCTCGTCGCCAGAGCCGATCTCGAGCGCCATCAGCGCGATCAGCAGCGCGTCGGTGCCGCTGGCGACCGAGATACAGTGTTTTGCGCCGACGTACTCGGCAAGTACCTGTTCCATCTCACCGATCTCGGGGCCGAGGATGTATTGGCCGTGATCGAGAATCTTGGCGATTCGCTGCTCGATGTCGGCGCGGATCGGCTGTTGTTGGGATTTGAGATCGATGAATTGCATGGGTCGCCTAGCCTTCGAAGAAAAATACCGTAGCGGTGTGCTCCGCCGGCGGCTCGTCTGATTGGGGCCGCCGCCTGCGAGGCCGACATGCTAGCATGCACGGGTTTAGTTGCTAGCTACCGTAGATGAAAGAACTTTCGGATTTCAACCAGTCGCGCGTGCTGATCGCCGGCGACCTGATGCTCGACCGTTATTGGCACGGAGCGACCTCGCGGATTTCGCCCGAGGCGCCGGTTCCGGTGGTCAGAGTCGATGAAGACGAGGGTCGACCCGGCGGCGCCGGCAACGTCGCGCTGAACGTTGCAAGTCTCGGTGGGCACGCAAATCTGGTGGCGCTGACCGGCGACGATGAGCCGGCCGATCAGTTGGAAAAGGTGCTCGGTACGGCTGGGGTCGCGTGCCGCTTCGTGCGAGAGGCGCGGTTTCCGACCATCACCAAGCTGCGCATCATCAGCCAGCACCAGCAGCTCATTCGCCTGGATTTCGAAGATGGCTTTCCCGGGTTTGACGATGCAAAGCTGGTACAGGCGCTGCAAGCCGAACTCAGCGACTGCGCCGTGGTTGTCTTGTCGGACTACGGCAAAGGCACGCTGCGGAACATCCCGCGTTATATCCAGGCCGCACGATCCGCCGGCAAGCCTGTTCTGGTCGATCCCAAGGGCAGCGATTTTTCCCGCTATCGCGGCGCTACGCTGATCACGCCGAACCTCGCCGAGTTCGAGGCGGTCGTTGGGCAGTGTGCCGACGAGACGCAGATCGTCGAACGTGGTCAGCAATTGATCGGCGAGTTCGACCTCGATGCGCTGCTGATCACCCGTGGCGAACACGGCATGACGTTGCTGCAACGCGAGCGCGAGCCCCATCACCTGCCCACCCAGGCGCGTGAGGTGTTCGATGTCACCGGTGCCGGCGATACCGTGATCGCAACGCTGGCCACAGGCCTGGCAGCTGGGTTGCCGCTGGATTCGGCGACCCAGCTGGCGAATACCGCCGCCGGTATTGCCGTCGGCAAGTTGGGTACGGCGACGGTGACCACGCGCGAGCTGGCGCAGGCCCTTGCGGCGCAGCGCACGATCGACCATGGCGTGGTTGGCGAGGATCAGCTGATCGAAGCGGTGAATGCGGCGCGTGCGCGTGGTGAAACCGTGGTGATGACCAATGGCTGTTTCGACATCCTGCACGCGGGCCATGTGACCTATCTCGAAGAGGCGAGCAAGTTGGGCGACCGACTGGTCGTCGCGGTTAACGTTGACGAGACGGTGCGCGCGCTGAAAGGTGCCGACAGACCGGTCAACACGCTGGCCAACCGTATGCACGTGCTGGCCGCCCTCGGCTGCGTCGATTGGGTGGTGCCATTCGCCGAGGAGACACCCGAGCGCCTGATCTGCGATGTGGCGCCCGATTACCTCGTCAAAGGCGGCGACAACGACCCGGACAAGATCCCGGGTGCCAAGTGCGTACGCGATGCCGGCGGGAGCGTCGCCGTGCTGACCTATGTCGATGGTATTTCGACCACAAGGATCGTCGATTCGATTCGCGAGCGCGGGTGAAGGCGGTAGCAGGTTGGCTGACGCGCGAATCGACATAGCGGTATTCGGTGGTGGCATCGTCGGCCTGTGGACCCTGGCCCGCCTGCGGGCCGCCGGTTACGCGGCCTGCCTGTTCGAAAATGACGCGCTGGGGGGCGGTCAAACCCTGGCCTCACAGGGCATCATTCACGGCGGCACCAAGTACGCATTGACCGGCAAGTTGACCGGCTCGGCCATGGCGATCGGCGAGATGCCGGCGATCTGGCGAGCGGCACTGGCCGGAACGGGTGAGATCGACCTTTCCGCGGTGCGCCTGCTGGCCGAGCATCAATACCTGTGGTCGAGTGGATCGTTGGCTTCGGGCATGGCAGGCTTCTTCGCCGCCAAGGTCATGCAGAGCCGCATGCAGGCGCTCCCATCGAGAGACTATCCAGCACCGTTCGATGCGCCGCAGTTTCGCGGCAGTGTCTATCGACTCGACGAACCTGTGCTGGACAATGCCTCGCTGGTACAGGCGCTGGCGGAACAGGTATCCGACGCCTGCTATGCGATCCGAGGTTCATCGTTCGAACGCCTCGCGTCGGGCTGGAAGGTGAGCTTGTCTGACGAGGTAGCGATTGAAGCCAAGGCGGTGGTCCTGGCTGCCGGCAAAGGCAATGCGGGGCTGCTGGCCGCTGCGGGACGAAATCGGCCTCGCATGCAGACGCGGCCACTACACATGCTGATGCTGCGCGGCCATCTCCCGGCGCTGTATGCGCATTGCCTCGGCGCCAGCGCCAACCCCAGGTTGACGATCACCAGCTATCCGGAGCCCGATGGCCGGGTTGTCTGGTATCTCGGTGGCCAGGTGGCCGAAGAGGGCGTGGGCCGCACCCCGGCCGAGCAGATCGCGGCAGGCAAGGCCGAACTGGCAGAGCTGTTGCCATGGGTCGACGCCGGCAATGTCGAATGGGCTACCTTGCCGATCGACCGGGCCGAAGTCGCCACACCTGGCGGTAAGCGCCCCGACGATGCCTATGTCGATCACGATGACCGAATAATTACCTGTTGGCCGACCAAATTGGCCTTCGCGCCGCGCGTCGCTTCGTTGGTGCTCGATGCCCTCGTCGCAGCAGATGTCGCGCCGGGCCCCGCGGTAGCACAGCTGTCTTTACCCAGGCCGCCGGTTGGCGAACTGCCCTGGCACGGGGTGAGCACGTGGAATTAAGACCGCTCGGCAGCACCGGCATCATGGTCAGCCCCTTGGGGCTTGGCACGGTCAAGCTCGGCCGCAACCAGCAGGTGAAATACCCGCAGGCCTTCGAGTTGCCGAGCGACAATGCGGTGCGTGAGCTGCTGGCCCTGGCGCGCGAGCTCGGCATCAATCTGTTGGACACGGCACCGGCTTATGGCAGCAGTCAGCAACGGCTGGGGCAGATGCTGGGCGCGCAGCGCAAAGACTGGGTGATCGTGTCGAAGGTCGGTGAGATCTTCGAGCACGGTGAATCGCGTTTCGACTTCAGCTATGAGCACACGGTTGCGACCGTCGAGCAAACCTTGAAGACGCTGAAAACCGACTATGTCGATTGCGTGCTGATCCATTCGGATGGCAACGATCTCGCCATCCTCGACAACCAAGGTGCCGCTTCGGCGCTTATCGACTTGAAGCAGCGCGGGCTGATCCGTGCTCACGGCATGTCGAGCAAGACGGTAGAAGGCGGCCTGCGCGTGGTGCGCGATATGGATGTCGTCATGGCGACCTGCAATGTCGACTACAACGATGAACTGCCGGTGCTGCAAGCGGCCGCAGAACAGCACAAGGGTGTGTTGATCAAGAAGGGTTTGATGAGCGGTCATGTGCAAGGAGAGGACGGCGTGCGCCAGTCATTTGCACATGTGTTTGCGCAGCCCGGCGTGTCGAGCATGATTGTCGGCACCATCAACCCTGACCATCTGCGTAGCAATGTGCGTCTTCTGCAGCAGGTGTTGGAAGG
This window encodes:
- the hldE gene encoding bifunctional D-glycero-beta-D-manno-heptose-7-phosphate kinase/D-glycero-beta-D-manno-heptose 1-phosphate adenylyltransferase HldE, yielding MKELSDFNQSRVLIAGDLMLDRYWHGATSRISPEAPVPVVRVDEDEGRPGGAGNVALNVASLGGHANLVALTGDDEPADQLEKVLGTAGVACRFVREARFPTITKLRIISQHQQLIRLDFEDGFPGFDDAKLVQALQAELSDCAVVVLSDYGKGTLRNIPRYIQAARSAGKPVLVDPKGSDFSRYRGATLITPNLAEFEAVVGQCADETQIVERGQQLIGEFDLDALLITRGEHGMTLLQREREPHHLPTQAREVFDVTGAGDTVIATLATGLAAGLPLDSATQLANTAAGIAVGKLGTATVTTRELAQALAAQRTIDHGVVGEDQLIEAVNAARARGETVVMTNGCFDILHAGHVTYLEEASKLGDRLVVAVNVDETVRALKGADRPVNTLANRMHVLAALGCVDWVVPFAEETPERLICDVAPDYLVKGGDNDPDKIPGAKCVRDAGGSVAVLTYVDGISTTRIVDSIRERG
- a CDS encoding DegT/DnrJ/EryC1/StrS family aminotransferase; this translates as MQFIDLKSQQQPIRADIEQRIAKILDHGQYILGPEIGEMEQVLAEYVGAKHCISVASGTDALLIALMALEIGSGDEVITTPFSFIATAEVIALLGATPVFVDVDDKTYNLDPAKIEAAIGPKTKAIMPVGIFGQCADMDAINAIAATHGLPVIEDAAQSFGAEYKGRKSCGLSTIGCTSFFPAKPLGCYGDGGACFTDDEALDARMRELRNHGQDRRYHHPRVGINGRMDTLQAAVILSKMSLFPDEVQKRSALGAKYSQLLAEANCTTPHIADGNLCVYAQYTLRVADRDSLAKQLGDNGIPTAVHYPVTLDQQPALASCCRVSGELNNAHKIAEEVISLPMHPYLSDDDQRTIANAVREAVGDL
- a CDS encoding aldo/keto reductase, whose translation is MELRPLGSTGIMVSPLGLGTVKLGRNQQVKYPQAFELPSDNAVRELLALARELGINLLDTAPAYGSSQQRLGQMLGAQRKDWVIVSKVGEIFEHGESRFDFSYEHTVATVEQTLKTLKTDYVDCVLIHSDGNDLAILDNQGAASALIDLKQRGLIRAHGMSSKTVEGGLRVVRDMDVVMATCNVDYNDELPVLQAAAEQHKGVLIKKGLMSGHVQGEDGVRQSFAHVFAQPGVSSMIVGTINPDHLRSNVRLLQQVLEGAA
- a CDS encoding BUD32 family EKC/KEOPS complex subunit: MRFLKAEEFEALIAGAELLRADGFGPKVYRARDNRVIKLFRIKRWWTSSMFYPYSLRFLRNTKRLRRRGVPCVEVDEIFYCHAIRRHGVVYQRLEGTPLDALLNEASESADQVFEEYARFIARLHAKRIYFRSLHPGNVLQLPDNGFGLIDVGDMRFPLLPFNIERRRRNFRHLLRSAEFLDALHFHAAERFVDAYLAAAALGDSRSRQLRAQLLDDFAAALPERL
- a CDS encoding FAD-dependent oxidoreductase, translated to MADARIDIAVFGGGIVGLWTLARLRAAGYAACLFENDALGGGQTLASQGIIHGGTKYALTGKLTGSAMAIGEMPAIWRAALAGTGEIDLSAVRLLAEHQYLWSSGSLASGMAGFFAAKVMQSRMQALPSRDYPAPFDAPQFRGSVYRLDEPVLDNASLVQALAEQVSDACYAIRGSSFERLASGWKVSLSDEVAIEAKAVVLAAGKGNAGLLAAAGRNRPRMQTRPLHMLMLRGHLPALYAHCLGASANPRLTITSYPEPDGRVVWYLGGQVAEEGVGRTPAEQIAAGKAELAELLPWVDAGNVEWATLPIDRAEVATPGGKRPDDAYVDHDDRIITCWPTKLAFAPRVASLVLDALVAADVAPGPAVAQLSLPRPPVGELPWHGVSTWN